A window of the Streptomyces sp. NBC_00454 genome harbors these coding sequences:
- a CDS encoding SsgA family sporulation/cell division regulator, translated as MITVIEQAVQARLVATAPKVDTVPVTFCYDRADPFAVRMAFPAPATLEGVEVSWTFSRELLEAGLDRPAGCGDVRVRPYDADRTTVEFHAPEGVAIVLMVTADLHRFLERVSTVVPPGLEHLYLDMDQSLAELMRDSC; from the coding sequence TTGATCACTGTCATCGAGCAGGCCGTGCAGGCCCGACTGGTCGCCACCGCGCCGAAGGTCGACACCGTACCGGTCACGTTCTGCTACGACCGGGCCGACCCCTTCGCCGTCCGCATGGCCTTCCCCGCGCCCGCCACCCTGGAGGGCGTCGAGGTGTCGTGGACCTTCTCGCGCGAGCTGCTGGAGGCCGGACTCGACCGCCCGGCCGGCTGCGGTGACGTGCGCGTGCGCCCGTACGACGCCGACCGGACCACCGTGGAGTTCCACGCCCCCGAGGGCGTCGCGATCGTGCTGATGGTGACGGCCGACCTGCACCGGTTCCTGGAGCGGGTCTCTACGGTCGTGCCGCCCGGCCTGGAACACCTGTACCTGGACATGGACCAGAGCCTGGCCGAGCTGATGCGCGACTCCTGCTGA
- a CDS encoding (4Fe-4S)-binding protein has translation MPSEEPGSHPAPQARPKVFEGERVTVSYDVRRCLHAAECVHGLPTVFDPAQRPWVRPDGDEPERVAEVIRRCPSGALQYRLTEGPAEEPDRPTSVVRSGAGQLVLRGELAVTTPDGAVHPETRVMLCACGVSGNQPYCDHSGPCGQG, from the coding sequence ATGCCTTCCGAGGAGCCCGGATCCCACCCCGCCCCGCAGGCCCGACCCAAGGTCTTCGAGGGCGAGCGCGTCACCGTCAGTTACGACGTCCGCCGGTGTCTGCACGCCGCCGAGTGCGTCCACGGGCTGCCCACCGTCTTCGATCCGGCGCAGCGCCCCTGGGTGCGGCCCGACGGGGACGAGCCCGAGCGGGTGGCCGAGGTGATCCGGCGCTGCCCTTCGGGGGCGCTCCAGTACCGGCTGACCGAAGGGCCGGCCGAGGAGCCCGACCGGCCGACCAGCGTCGTACGGTCCGGCGCGGGGCAGCTGGTGCTGCGCGGGGAGCTGGCCGTGACCACCCCGGACGGAGCAGTGCACCCGGAGACCCGGGTGATGCTTTGCGCCTGTGGAGTGAGCGGGAACCAGCCTTACTGCGACCACTCCGGCCCCTGCGGGCAGGGCTGA
- a CDS encoding AraC family transcriptional regulator, translating into MDVVSDAISAVRIGRPSSNRVRVDGGWCARFAPYEGAGFHVVMEGSCWLLPDGGAPITLGPGDAVLLPHGAGHVIADSPADAATVERAVPFERWAAGGQPPRTPAGPHDVEMLCGKYRLDRSHAHPLMQELPEVVHLPNRVGANLELRSAIDLLGRELDGQRPGACIAVPSLLDLLLVYMIRSWMTGGAAGGAPAGAWPAVLGDPVTAAALRALHSDPAAPWTNDLLAAEAGVSRPTLARRFATLVGRSPMAYLTWWRLTYAAALLRDTPDPLATIAHRVGYGTPYALSHAFNREFGTTPGRYRTGH; encoded by the coding sequence ATGGATGTGGTGAGCGACGCGATCTCCGCCGTACGCATCGGGCGGCCCTCCTCCAACCGGGTGCGGGTCGACGGAGGCTGGTGCGCGCGGTTCGCCCCGTACGAGGGCGCGGGCTTCCACGTGGTGATGGAGGGCAGCTGCTGGCTCCTGCCGGACGGCGGTGCGCCGATCACCCTGGGCCCCGGCGACGCGGTGCTCCTGCCGCACGGGGCGGGGCACGTCATCGCCGACTCCCCCGCCGACGCGGCGACCGTGGAGCGGGCGGTGCCCTTCGAGCGCTGGGCCGCCGGAGGACAGCCGCCCCGAACCCCGGCCGGACCCCACGACGTGGAGATGCTGTGCGGCAAGTACCGGCTCGACCGAAGCCACGCGCACCCGCTCATGCAGGAGCTTCCGGAGGTCGTCCACCTGCCGAACCGGGTCGGCGCCAACCTCGAACTCCGCTCCGCCATCGACCTGTTGGGGCGCGAGCTGGACGGGCAGCGGCCCGGTGCCTGCATCGCGGTCCCGAGCCTGCTCGACCTGCTCCTCGTCTACATGATCCGCTCGTGGATGACCGGGGGCGCGGCCGGCGGCGCTCCGGCCGGGGCGTGGCCGGCCGTGCTCGGCGACCCGGTGACCGCCGCCGCCCTGCGGGCCCTCCACTCGGACCCGGCCGCCCCGTGGACCAATGACCTCCTGGCCGCCGAGGCGGGCGTCTCCCGCCCGACCCTGGCACGCCGGTTCGCGACCCTCGTGGGCCGGTCCCCGATGGCGTACCTCACCTGGTGGCGCCTGACCTACGCCGCCGCCCTGCTCCGCGACACCCCGGACCCGCTGGCCACGATCGCCCACCGGGTCGGCTACGGCACCCCGTACGCCCTCTCGCACGCCTTCAACAGGGAGTTCGGAACCACCCCCGGGCGCTACCGCACCGGGCACTGA
- a CDS encoding MBL fold metallo-hydrolase, producing the protein MSSESKQSIVLGDVEVSRVVEWHGAFTPARDLVPDSTARTWQDNEDWLAPDHWEPDTGRAVLTLQTWVLRSGGRTVLVDTGVGNGRERPGSPLFHHRQGDFLGSLARAGVRPEDVDVVVNTHIHGDHVGWNTVSAGAEGQEWVPAFPNAQYLIPAADDFHFGPRNAYGNGLREDDRLIYEDSIAPVHRAGQAVLWEGAHRIDEHLTLEAAPGHTPGSSVLRLASGGDRAVFVGDLLHSPVQILDPACNSCFCTDERAAASSRRRILERAADEGELVVPAHFGGSGAVEVRRNGDGFSLGRWAGE; encoded by the coding sequence ATGAGCAGCGAGAGCAAGCAGAGCATCGTCCTGGGTGACGTCGAGGTCAGCAGGGTCGTGGAGTGGCACGGGGCCTTCACCCCCGCCCGTGACCTCGTACCGGACTCGACGGCCCGGACGTGGCAGGACAACGAGGACTGGCTGGCGCCGGACCACTGGGAACCCGACACCGGCAGGGCGGTGCTCACGCTCCAGACCTGGGTCCTGCGCAGTGGCGGGCGGACCGTCCTGGTGGACACCGGGGTGGGCAACGGCCGTGAGCGGCCCGGATCGCCGCTGTTCCACCACCGGCAGGGAGACTTCCTCGGCAGCCTGGCCCGCGCCGGTGTCCGGCCCGAGGACGTGGACGTGGTCGTCAACACCCACATCCACGGTGACCACGTCGGCTGGAACACCGTCAGCGCCGGGGCGGAGGGCCAGGAGTGGGTGCCGGCCTTCCCCAACGCCCAGTACCTCATCCCGGCCGCGGACGACTTCCACTTCGGTCCCCGCAACGCGTACGGGAACGGCCTTCGCGAGGACGACCGGCTGATCTACGAGGACAGCATCGCCCCCGTCCACCGGGCCGGGCAGGCCGTGCTGTGGGAGGGCGCCCACCGGATCGACGAACACCTCACCCTGGAAGCCGCTCCCGGCCACACCCCCGGATCGTCCGTGCTGCGGCTCGCCTCCGGCGGCGACCGAGCGGTCTTCGTCGGCGACCTCCTGCACAGCCCGGTGCAGATCCTGGACCCCGCCTGCAACAGCTGCTTCTGCACGGATGAGCGGGCGGCGGCATCGAGCCGCCGGCGCATTCTCGAACGCGCCGCGGACGAAGGCGAATTGGTCGTCCCGGCGCACTTCGGCGGCTCGGGAGCCGTGGAAGTCCGCCGGAACGGCGACGGGTTCTCGCTGGGCCGGTGGGCCGGTGAGTGA